A region of Candidatus Poribacteria bacterium DNA encodes the following proteins:
- a CDS encoding SOS response-associated peptidase, with protein sequence MCGRFTLRTDPETLTETFPGFTMPDEVVPRYNIAPSQTIAVVPNNGENSVEFFQWGLIPSWAKDPKIGNRMINARAETLADKPSFRTPYKRRRCLILTDGFYEWKAEPGSKTKTPFYIRLKSEKPFAFAGLWETWSPNIDDDPLLSCTIITTSPNSLMQTIHRRMPVILEPDAYDLWLDPSDQSPKQLDGLLTAYPTEEMEAYPVSRLVNRPSNDSADCIAPTDG encoded by the coding sequence ATGTGCGGACGATTCACATTGAGAACAGACCCTGAGACTTTGACAGAAACTTTTCCCGGCTTCACAATGCCCGATGAAGTGGTTCCCCGTTACAACATCGCTCCCTCTCAGACAATTGCTGTTGTACCGAATAACGGTGAGAACAGCGTAGAATTTTTCCAATGGGGACTGATTCCGTCCTGGGCGAAGGATCCCAAAATCGGTAATCGCATGATTAATGCGCGTGCAGAAACCTTAGCGGACAAACCCTCCTTTCGGACGCCCTATAAGCGACGACGGTGTCTCATCCTTACCGACGGGTTTTATGAGTGGAAGGCTGAACCCGGGAGTAAGACCAAAACCCCTTTCTATATTCGCCTCAAATCGGAAAAGCCCTTTGCGTTCGCGGGACTATGGGAGACGTGGTCCCCAAATATAGATGATGATCCGCTTCTCTCCTGCACAATCATCACAACCTCCCCGAACTCTCTCATGCAGACTATCCACCGGCGGATGCCGGTTATCCTTGAACCTGACGCCTATGATCTATGGCTAGATCCGAGCGATCAATCCCCCAAACAGTTGGATGGACTCCTCACGGCGTATCCCACTGAAGAAATGGAGGCTTACCCAGTTTCACGCCTCGTCAATCGACCCAGTAACGACTCCGCCGACTGCATCGCACCCACGGATGGGTAA